GCCGTGACCAATCCCTTCCCTGTGAACCCTGATATGCTTCAGAAGGGCAAAGTGCTGTTTGAAGGGAAAGCATTCTGCCGGGCCTGCCACGGGGCAGATGGAAAGGGGTTGGGGATGGATTTGGACTATTCCACTTTTAAAGGGCCGCTCCCGAGGAACTTTACCGATAAGATGTGGCAGCAGGCGAGGACGGATGGTGAATTGTTTTGGATTTTGAAGAATGGAAGTCCCGGTACCGACATGGCGTCCTTCATTCCGTTGATCTTGACCGAAGAGGAAGCCTGGCAGGTTCTGATGTATGTTCGATCGTTTGGTAGGCAATGAGCTGTAGGCCTGGCACTTCTGTGGCGGTCTTATGGGGAAGATGGGAATCAAAGACGGTGGGGAGATAAGAACCGCCTGAGACGACTGCGATCTTCAGCGGGAACCCGCAGGAACTCAATGCCGAAGCAATGCTCGCGAACCCAGCGAATGGCCGCGAGTTCAATGACCAGGGCACGAACATGGTCAGGCAGCAGCAGGCGTGCGGTGACGTAACTGCCTTCCAGGACCCTACGCTCACACTCGATCAGGCACCCTGTCTCCGACAGGTTGTGGATCAATCCCTCTCCAATAAACGGGGCGCCGGCGAACATGATCGGACAGCTCATTTTCAGGCGATCGTGGGATCGCTGAAAGGTAAGGGCAGTTGTTGCCGCGAGGGGGTGGCTTTGTGACTTGAGTAATGATGACGAATCTGAGCGCATGAGTTGCAGTGTACGGCGTGGAAAGACAAAACAACATCCCTGCCTTGG
The sequence above is drawn from the Nitrospira defluvii genome and encodes:
- a CDS encoding c-type cytochrome; this translates as MDQMESARAVTNPFPVNPDMLQKGKVLFEGKAFCRACHGADGKGLGMDLDYSTFKGPLPRNFTDKMWQQARTDGELFWILKNGSPGTDMASFIPLILTEEEAWQVLMYVRSFGRQ
- a CDS encoding PilZ domain-containing protein; the encoded protein is MPPRSDPTCSTHSPPRQGCCFVFPRRTLQLMRSDSSSLLKSQSHPLAATTALTFQRSHDRLKMSCPIMFAGAPFIGEGLIHNLSETGCLIECERRVLEGSYVTARLLLPDHVRALVIELAAIRWVREHCFGIEFLRVPAEDRSRLRRFLSPHRL